atctttttttttcacagtTCAAACATGGCTGTTTGTTATTATGTAAATAAATCTTAATTGTAATTAGTATCTGTTACTAGGCATCCctagattcatttttttttggccatGTTTATTATTATGTGAGTAAATTTCGTTGCAATCATCATTAATAAACCTCATCAATTGCTTAGTATAGCTCTATTATCTTGGTTGGTCTTCTGAGTTTTTCGTTTCAATGGTTAACTAAGataacttttcttttctctttcttggtTTGGCTAATTATTAGTTTTAGAAATCTACAACTGGAAGTTGAATCATTAGTTTGTAGCTTAAAACTAAATTCTGATTTGAACAATCTCTAGTCCTAAGCATGGTAACGAACGCTAGCATGATTCTtactcctttttttctttttaaaacaaAGTTTCTCATCAGTTGTTAATGTTACATTACTGAATTATGTGATTCACACGACTTTGTTCGACTTTTTGATTTTATACTTttcttgggtttttttttttttttttttgcatccgtactttcatataagcatagatagtcaaaattcaaaactaataATTTTACGAAATATTCTTCGAAAGGAAAAAATCATATGAgcttagaaagaaaaaaagatcaGTAGTGTAACAACTAACAAGTAACAATTCGATAATCCAATTCCTTTGTGCCAATCTGCAACAAATTTCTCCTAcctggaaaaagaatattaaCCTGTTTATTGTTTTATTGGTAATAATTACCCCTGTAATTGCTGTGCAAACCATAAAGATTACAAAGATTAATGTCCTTAAGAATTTTTCGAGTTTTTATGGCAATGATATTTTTAGTATTTATTACTATCCAGAAAACCAACCTCAATAATTGCATAGCTTGTTTTACTTAAATTTGTGGTAAAGATGAATGGGAAGTctctaatcttttttttttttttttgggaaaattttgaagaattcTTGGCAGGGATAGCATTAGCTGCAGAGGGTACTCAAAAGCAAAATCTTGGGACAGTGATAGGCATTGATCTTGGGACTACATATTCTTGTGTCGGGGTGTATCGAAACGGCAACGTTGAGATCATAGCAAACGACCAAGGAAACAGAATCACCCCATCATGGGTTGCATTCACTGATACTGAGAGGTTGATTGGAGAGGCTGCAAAAAATCAGGCAGCCCTTAACCCTGAATCCACTGTTTTTGATGTTAAGAGGTTTATTGGACGAAAGTTCAATGATCCTGAGGTTCAAATGGATATGAAACTGTTACCTTGTAAGGTTGCTAACAAAGATGGGAAGCCTTATATTGATGTTAAGATGAAAAATGGTGAGATGAAGTTGTTAAGTCCTGAGGAAGTCAGTGCTATGGTGCTGCAAAGGATGAAGGAAACAGCTGAATCTTATTTGGGAAAAGAAGTTAAGAACGCAATTATTATGTTCCAGGTACATTATCAATTTCAGATACTTCGAATTCCGCCCGTTTTAGTCCACAAGAATCAAAAGATCAGTATAAACAAGAACAGTTAAAGTTGGTTTTTTAATCTCATTACAATTGACTGTGTATTTTGTGTTTGCAGCTTATTTCAATGATGCACAAAGGCAGGCTACAAAAGATGCAGGAACAATTGCAGGGCTAAACGTTGTTCGGATTATTAACGAGCCAACAGCAGCTGCAATTGCTTATGGTCTTGATAagcaagaaaaggaaaggaatatTCTAGTTTTTGATCTTGGTGGTGGTACTTTTGATGTTAGCATATTAGCTCTTGATGGAGGTGTTTTTGAGGTTCTTTCCACCAATGGCAACACTCATCTGGGAGGAGAAGATTTTGATCAGAGAGTAATAGACTATTTTGTGAAATTGATTAAGAAGAAATACAACAAAGATATCAGCAATGATAAGAAGGCTCTTGGGAAGCTCAGAAAGGAATGTGAGAGAGCTAAGAGGGCCTTGAGTAACCAGCACCAAGTGCGCGTTGAGATTCAGTCACTCTTCGATGGAATTGACTTCTCCGAGCCACTAACAAGGGCAAGATTTGAAGAACTGAACATGGATTTATTTAAAAAGACCATGGCACCAGTGAAGCAAGCCTTGAAGGACGCAGGCTTGAAGAAGACTGACATTGATGAAATTGTATTGGTTGGAGGGAGCACTCGGATCCCCAAGGTGCAACAACTGTTGACGGATTTCTTTGACGGGAAAGAACCAAGCAAGGGGATCAATCCAGATGAGGCTGTAGCCCATGGGGCTGCGGTTCAAGGCGCAATCCTCGGTGGCCATGGTGGTGAAGAAACTAAAGGCAAGTGATTCTTATAGAGCTCTTCGTTTAAAGAACCATTGTTCAAATTTAATTGGTTTAATTTTGGGAATGAAACTGAATATGACATCCATTTGGTTCTGTATTTTGTTTTCTGTAGATGTACTTGTCATTGATGTTACTCCCTTGAGTCTGGGCATTGAAACTGTTGGTGGAGTCATGACAAAATTGATTCCAAGAAACAGCGGCATTCCAACCAAGAAGTCTCAGATCTTCACAACTTATCAAGATCAGCAAACCACAGTTTCAATCAGGGTAATGGCAAAATACGGATCACTATACTGAGTAATTAATTGGAAGATATCTTTAATTTGCTCTATAAATAGCACTAACAAGAAAAAAATTCCTTGCTGGAAAATTGTAGGTTTATCGAGGTGAAAGGAGCTTAACAAAAGATTGTCATGAGCTAGCAAAGTTCGACCTGTCTGGCATTCCACCTGCTCCAAGGTAACACAATCTCTTAGATCATCTGAATcgtcaaaatttttctgtttaaaTAATGCAACAAACTGAAAATCAATTGATGATGATGCAAAGTATCATTGATTTTATTGCAAGCTGGATATGAACTACCTAAATAACGTTTATCGTGGTGTTGTAGGGGAGTGCCCCAAATTGAGGTCATGTTTGAGGTGGACGCGAATGGCATACTACAAGTAACTGCAATAGACAAGGCAGCCAAGAAATCGAACTCAATTACCATCAGCAACGAGAAAGGGAGTCTCACACGGGAGGAGATTGATAGGATGGTAAAGGAAACAGAAGAGTTCGCAGATCAGGATAAGGAGGTGCAGGAGAAGATTGATTCtagaaacaaactcgagagctACACTTACAACATgaaaagcaccatcagggatgatgACAAGCTTGCAGCCAAAATTGATTCTGATGACAAAGAGAGCATTGAGACAACATTGAAGGAAGCACTTGAATGGTTGGATGAAAATCAAAATGCAGAGAAGGTAGGCTACGATGAGAAGATGGCAGAGTTGGAAGCTGTGTTCAATCCTATCATAAGAAGGGGGAAGCTCTGCTGATTCAGAAGATGAACCCCATGATGAGTTATGAATTGTAGTTCAGGTGTTGCGAATTGTTGCATCTATCACCAAGTTATAATAGCATTCAGCTGCTAGGGCAAGGGGCAGGTTCAGGTGGGCTTCGGTCAGTTGTTTCCACCACAGCCAAATCTTATAACAAGGACGTCAAACTTAGACAGCATGATCGGTTAACATTTTCTTCTGAAATTTTCTTACTTATTCAATTAGAGATTTTCGTTTGGATCACAATCAGTTGTTTCAATTACAATTTGAAATTATGGCTTCCATTTTCTGATCTTTTTATTTAGAATAGGTTGAAGTTTTGGCGTTCTACAAAGCCAAAAACTAAAAcaagtaaagaaacaaaaagatacCGAGTCTCAAAATAATCGCGAGTTTATATACATGTAGTTTATGTTCAACTATAAAACAGGTCTTGGGTTTCGAAAGAAAGAAACATCGCCTCTGGGGGAGTTGGGTTCTCGTGGGCTTAGCAGCAGGCTCCCCCGTTGTGGAGGTTTGGGGTGTCATTCCCTGAGATGTATCCCACATCGGGGTTGGGAGGGTTTGGGTTGGTAGTTATAAGTCTCCTGTGGGATCTCAAAGGATACCGGCTTTTGGGGTTCTCTCGGGGTTTAGGTTTGTAAAAATTGACGTAAGCTCTTTGGGTTTCGAAAGAAAAACTATAAAACaggtctttcttttcttttattatttgttaaattttttttttgatgaagAGTTAATAGACTGGtcaaatctaacaaaaaaaatatgaaaagttTGGAATGCATAGCTAATAAAATCGATTCAATTGGCATTTACATAATTGGAATATTACATCTATTGAGGAGTAGATAAAGAATTCATCATAAGTTGTTCTTATTTGCTAAAGAAAAGTTAAATCATACCGTTCAAATTAGGGAAAATCATTGAAGTAAAAAGCCCTGTTTTTGGTCTCTCACACTTGCAAATAGGCCATTTTTGGTCATTCACATATAGAAAGATGGAAAATCATCCCTCACATTTGCAATATGAATAAAATTGAATTatctatatattttatattttatataattaagaTATATTTATGATGTCATTAATTACACCATCTTTGGTTAGTATTTCGTCTAAATAATGCAAACCTTAATTATGTATCAAAAAATTTCGGGGGTAATATGGGATCAACAGATCGTTTCCCTCCAAATAAGAGGTCTCGTGCTAGCACCTAATCCCTTTCCCCAAATAAAACCCAATTCTGAATTCAAATAGTGTTTTGAAACTCACGCTAGACACTAACTTGGTTGAAATCATGGTCAAAAGATAGTGGACTTTACTGGTTGAGTTAGGGTCTAAAAATTAGAGAAATCGAATGATGTAATAATAACATCATAGATACGGTttaattatgtaaaataaaattatataactaaaggtttaataaaatatatttgtaataaATGTGAGGAACCATTTCTATCTTTCCATATGTGAGGGAACAAAAAATAACGTTTTATAAATGTGAGAGACCATTTTACATCTTTTCATATATGATGGACCAAAAAAGGACTTGTTACAAATATGAGGGACAATTTCATTGATTTTCCCGTTCAAGTAAACAACGAATTATGCTATTACTtcgctgtttttctttcttttttttttttaagatacaATGTACAATGTAAAATTGTAAAGATACAACGTCCGAATATACATTTTGAAATCAGTGAcctcaaacttttttttttaactgtaagtgtatataagatttactcttataaagattaatttttcctacactaatagtgtatacactatcagcattagatgaaagacaactatataaaatttaaatttgaaatttaacttttatacACATATCATGAATCAAAcgatgatagtatatacactatcagtgtatataagatttactcttgtaaggattaatttttcctacactaacagtgtatacactatcaccatttaatttatgatatgtGTATAAGAGtaaaatcttatatacactgacaatgtatGAACTATCACCATTTAATTTATATTGATAATGGTCCAAGCCGGGCTCCCAATTATTTGCGGCTAAGTGGGCCGATTTTGGGTTAGTCCGGCCCTATTAACAATCCTATTTCTCGGTAACCGCCTACACGGTGCCTTAATAGAAATTTTTTGCCCTCCATTCCCAAATTTCCCAATTCTGCAATTTCCTAAACCCTAGAAATCATTTTCGACGTCGATTCTCCTCTCTTCTGAGAAGATGGCGACAATCAGCTTAAGGAAGGGCAACACAAGGCTTCCACCAGAGGTGAACAGAGTTCTCTACGTCCGAAACCTTCCGTTCAACATCACCAGCGAGGAAATGTACGATATATTCGGGAAATACGGTGCCATCCGGCAGATTCGAATCGGCACGAACAAGGATACTCGCGGCACCGCTTTCGTTGTTTATGAAGATATCTATGATGCTAAAACCGCCGTCGACCACTTGTCTGGCTTCAATGTCGCCAACAAATACCTCATCGTTCTCTACTATCAGCAAGCTAAGATGAGCAAGAAGTTTGatcagaagaagaaagaagaagagattATTAAGTTGCAAGAGAAGTATGGGGTTGGTCTGGCCGCTAAAGATAAGTAGATAGCCGAATtagcttttcttccttttaaTTTAGGGTTTTTACGGAATTGATGTACTTTTTTTTGGGGAGTGGGGGGGTGGGTGGGTGTGGTGGTGGTTGGGTGAATCACTGTTATCTGGTGTTTCTGTTAATGTGATATTTGTATTACAATTTTCTGGATATGAtactgaatttcttggtgtcTATATTTGAATCACCCAGTGCTATATATGGTAtagttaaatatatatatatatatctatatctgataaaattttatttgttcGTAGAGTAACTGAGCTTGATATACGCTCTTGAAGAATTATATGCAGAGCGAGATCATCAAGCACGGTAAAGAAAGTTTCAGAGATATGTAATCAatcccaaaaaatttttttaaaaaaaatctaatcaTCTGTACAAATAATTGGTGGTTTGAATGTGCAGCTTGTACTTTTGCTTCTTCGATTATGACTAAGTTTTATGGTTAAAATTGTGTTGCTGGTGTTGATTGTTGTTTTGTCGCTTTTAGTAGAGAGAGAAATGTTTTGCAAGATTAGTTGTTTggcagttatgaagcaaatacCAAGATGCATTCAGGGCTCTTGGGATAACCTATGACTGCAGAAGAGTGCTTGAGATGATGATGAAAAACCTGTACAAAAGGGGGAAGGTATCATCAGCATTTCAGGTTTTAAAACTAATGGAGAAACAGGGTCGCTACAAGAGCTTGTAGCCATAAAACTCTGATTTTGCACTCTGGGAAGCAAAAGTTGAATATTTGAACTTGTGGACTGACAGATGAGGTGAGAGAGAGGTGTTTTTAACTATATTTTAACTTACAACACTGTAACAAGTTGCTTTTGTGAAGTGGGAAGAATAGAAGAAGCTACTTCTCCTTTAGAGGACATGTTATGAATACAGCTCCCAAGTATTAACTTGTTCAAGTTGTTTATATAAGCCTGTTGCAAAGTTGGTAAATTTATGCTCACTCAATAAAATGATTGCTTATGGGTATGGGTTTGATCCTGTGTGGTTTATGCCAGTGGTTGATGCATTAACATGCATATAGCTGCAGAAGACAGGGTGATAAACAAGGTTTTCTAGCAGCCGGGCTGATAAATTTGAATGGTGATGTCTGTCATGGTGTTGGCTTCTATGATGCTTGCACTTTAAATCTTTGGCCTAATCTAGTTTTTATAGTATTGCTGCTGGAATTGGGATGTTTTGCAAGGGATTAACCCCTTGACTAAGCAGTCCATTTCTTCCCATCTCCCAGACGCCGTTTTTGGTTGAGGGTGATGGCAGCATTATTTGTTACCCAAGTGCAGAAGGCAAAGTCAAATCTCTTCTGCCTGGTTTGTGTTTTGCAAGTCCTCAAAGCAGCCTTGGTTTAGGAATCAGGAATGGAATAAGCACCTTCTTCTGGATAGTCTTTCTGTTCACGTAGCGGCTGCTCAAACTCCTTGCTTCTGCCTGATAAATTTTTTCATTGCATGAGGTATTAGCATTGTCTCCAGGTTCTTCTTTTGCGCTAAATGAGGAGAGATCATCTCTTCTTACATTATCAAGTTTCTGCTGCCATTTGAGGTAATGAATATTAGTGGGCTATTGGTGGAACTAAGACACCTATTGCAATTTGATGCGACTGTCAAAAACCAGATCCGAGCTGAGCTGTAGTGAGCCGGGCTGTTCGGGCGTAGCCGACCTGAGGGCGGATCGAGCTAAGGGTCCTGAAAAGAGAGAACGGACACGGGACAGAAGTCCCCGGAATAGCTCCGACGGACAAGTTAGTAGAGCCTTTTAGTAGGGTAGTAGTAGAGAGTACTTATGTGGGCGTACCTTGCGTAGTCTTGGTAGCGTAATATATATAGGACCGGACGGGTGGTAGTTTCCTTATGGAGGTCAAAGTCCCCTTAGGGTTCGGAGTCTTCTTAGGGTTTTATGCAACGGCCCTTAAATGTTCGGAGGCGGCGGCCCACCAGGCCCACCATGGAAGGCCCCTGATATGGCCGAGCTGGTTCCCTTATGCCGAGCTGGGCCGAGCCAGCCGCGAAGGTTGTGTGGCCGATCTAGTGTGCGCAGTCTGCcgaggtgacacatgtcacacGTGGATTTGCCCCACTACACTAGCCCCCCTTGTGTCTAGGGTCACCGAGGGGTCGCGTGAGTCTAGACCAAATTACGAAGCGCCAGGTCGGCTGGGCGTGGAACCCACGATCCCATGATTACACCCTTCACCAGTAACTGCCACGTCTTTTGTGGTAACCGTCGTTCCATGAGTCACGTCCTCCAAGAAATGAGAGCTGTCAGCTCAACCGTCTCCCAAGACGGCGGTTTCAgcaataaattttgaattttcccTTCGGGACTCTTCGTCTTCCCGCCCTGGTGGCCTATAAATAGGCCCCACCAGACGTCATTTTCACACTTCTTCTCTCATTTCTTCTCCTTCCAAAATTTAACCAGCTCGCTCCACGCTTAGTGAAGACATCCGAGAGTAGCGCCTCCCTCTAAGCATTCATCAGCTTCTCCTTCTAGCACTCCTCAGCTCTTCCTTCTAAGCACTAGTAAGtcctcttttcccttttatgtCTTCATCGTCCACTCAGTCAGACATTACTAGCTCGGCCCCTAGGCGTAGAGTAGCCCGACCTGCCCCTATAGAAATAATTTCCTCCTCTAGTTCTTCTTCTTCCAGTTCGTCTGGGTCCGAATTCCTCCCTTCCCCAGTACATTCTCCATCCTTAAACATGGACCAACCAGCTCGGCATGACGCTGGGGCCGCTATTCCAGGGATTCCCCTGGAGGTGGCCCCAGCTCGCGCCAGGGCAGGACCCTCCAGGGGCCCAGATGTCGACTTCGGGGAATTCGAGATTATTCCCCCTCTCCTGGACCAGGGGGATGTTGACGAACTGGTGGGGAGGTATGACATCCCCCCTCAGTTCGAGGCTAGGGCTGCCCAGCCAGGGCAATACGCTTGCCGACCTCCTGACGAGTACGTAGCCATATACAGGGACCAGCTCGTGGCTGGTCTCCGCCTCCCCATCCCTCAATTCCTTTACCAGATCCTTACCTTCTGGGGAATTCGGATAACCCAGCTCGTTCCCAACGCCATTAGGTCGATCTTAGGCTTTTTGGTCTTGTGCCGCATCCTTGAGATTCCCTACTCCCTGGACCTGTTCAGGTCATTCTTCCAAATGAAAGTGAGCGGCCCAGTCCATGGGTGGTTCTACTTTGCTCGTAGGAGCGGTGGGGAGCTTCCCACCCGCGAGCTGTTCTCTCATGTCCCTTCCTCCATCAAAGGTTGGAAGGGCCAGTTCTTCTATGTGAAGAACATAGGGTTTCCCCCTTTGACCTGGAGGGAGGAGACCCAGGTATCTGACCCCATTCCCTTACCTCTTCCTGCGGCCGAGCTAGACCGCTTGGTCAGCTCGACTGCTCGGCTATCGGTGAAAGAATTTAGCAACGCCCAGCTACGGTCGGCGGGGCTGATTCGAGCAGAGGTGAACGACCTTGCACCCGACCTCCGACCCCTCACTCCCGAGGAGCTAACAGCTTGTAAATCCTTGatcctcctttttcttttatgaGCTCTACAACCTTATGCGAGCTTACCCTTTTCCTGTCTTGTAGTGAAAAGATTTTCTCAACTGCTGAGCATCGGAGGAACTGGGGGCTCCAGCAGCTCGGCCCAGGAGCCTTCTACCGCCCCTGGCAGCACTGCTCCCCTACCTCCACCAGGGCCCACAACTCAAGCAGCAGCAGCTATTCCCGGGGAGGagcccaaaaagaaaaggaagaagacgGTGGCGAAGAGGGCTCGGACCGAAGAGACTTCTTCTGCTGCTCAGACACCGCCGCTGGACGCCCCCCTGGACCACTACGGGGTGAACTCGGCTGAGCAACAAGCCTGGTCAGAGACGCCATCCTCCATGTGGCGCACAAGGAATGTGATCCCCTTGAAGCCTCCCTCCGAGCCAAGCACGCACCCACACCTCCTGCATTTCTGCCCGAAGTGAGGGCTGTCCCTGAACGATCGAGCTCAATTCCCGGAAGCTGCTCGGGAACTCATCAGGGGCTCGGTGCTCCCCCGCGACCATCACTTTATCCAGCTCG
This sequence is a window from Coffea eugenioides isolate CCC68of chromosome 7, Ceug_1.0, whole genome shotgun sequence. Protein-coding genes within it:
- the LOC113778456 gene encoding splicing factor 3B subunit 6-like protein; the encoded protein is MATISLRKGNTRLPPEVNRVLYVRNLPFNITSEEMYDIFGKYGAIRQIRIGTNKDTRGTAFVVYEDIYDAKTAVDHLSGFNVANKYLIVLYYQQAKMSKKFDQKKKEEEIIKLQEKYGVGLAAKDK